The Kluyveromyces marxianus DMKU3-1042 DNA, complete genome, chromosome 6 genome window below encodes:
- the STL1 gene encoding glucose-inactivated glycerol proton symporter STL1, whose protein sequence is MLNKVSAKVTSRTDTAGLVGRSLRIAITVVAVTGFSLFGYDQGLMSGIITGVKFNEEFPATREKSSNDRHATVVQGAVTSCYELGCFFGSLFVMFKGEKIGRKPLIIIGSILTMVGALISTCAIGRHWGLGQFVIGRVITGLGTGMNTSTIPVWQSEMSKPENRGLLVNLEGSVIALGTMIAYWIDFGLSYVDSSVQWRFPVAMQIFFAILLLIGVLQLPDSPRWLVSQGRREEAMYILGKLDNLDPNDDQVLAEISSIQDAVNRFKHQKRSLKELLHGGKGQNFQRAMIAASTQFFQQFTGCNAAIYYSTVLFKKSIGLEARLSLILGGVFSTIYTLSTIPSFFLIESLGRRKLFMVGALGQGISFTITFACLIDDTKSNAKGAAVGLFLFIVFFGMSILSLPWIYPPEIASMRVRSVTNALSTCTNWLCNFAVVMFTPIFIEDAGWGCYLFFACINFAYFPVIYFFYPETAGRSLEEIDIIFAKAHVDKTMPWRVAANLPKLSLAEIEDHGNALGLYDDDLEKEDELEKDDEEQTSENNNSTSQKDYPSHPGFSLFQRKKSSRNPQAEADAAAAAAPVDSQTSPEEEEDVSGTAEKDNGLTNTQQSSNSSE, encoded by the coding sequence ATGCTAAACAAAGTATCTGCAAAAGTGACTTCGAGAACAGATACGGCCGGATTGGTCGGACGGTCTTTGAGAATCGCCATCACGGTGGTGGCGGTTACCGGTTTTTCGCTATTCGGGTACGACCAAGGTTTGATGTCCGGTATTATTACTGGTGTGAAGTTTAACGAAGAGTTCCCAGCTACACGTGAAAAATCTAGCAATGACAGACACGCGACGGTTGTGCAAGGTGCCGTGACGTCTTGTTACGAGTTGGGGTGTTTCTTTGGGTCGTTGTTTGTTATGTTTAAAGGTGAAAAGATTGGTAGAAAGCCATTGATTATTATTGGATCCATTTTGACGATGGTTGGTGCTTTGATTTCTACGTGTGCCATTGGACGCCATTGGGGTTTGGGCCAGTTTGTTATTGGACGTGTGATCACTGGTTTGGGAACCGGTATGAACACTTCTACGATCCCAGTTTGGCAGTCGGAAATGTCCAAGCCGGAGAACAGAGGTCTCCTTGTGAACTTGGAAGGGTCTGTCATCGCTTTGGGTACGATGATTGCGTACTGGATCGACTTTGGTTTGTCGTATGTGGACAGTTCTGTGCAATGGAGATTCCCCGTGGCAATGCAGATCTTTTTCGCCATCTTGCTATTGATCGGTGTGCTGCAGCTCCCAGATTCGCCCCGTTGGTTGGTCTCGCAAGGACGTCGTGAGGAGGCCATGTACATCTTGGGTAAGTTGGACAACTTGGACCCCAACGACGACCAGGTTTTGGCCGAAATCAGCAGTATCCAGGACGCTGTCAACCGTTTCAAGCACCAAAAGAGATCCTTGAAGGAATTGTTGCACGGTGGTAAGGGCCAGAACTTCCAACGTGCCATGATCGCCGCTTCGACCCAAtttttccaacaatttACCGGTTGTAACGCCGCCATCTACTATTCCACAgtcttgttcaagaagagtaTCGGTCTTGAAGCCCGTTTGTCCTTGATTCTTGGTGGTGTTTTCTCCACCATTTACACTCTATCCACGATCCcatccttctttttgatcGAATCCTTGGGTAGAAGAAAGTTGTTTATGGTTGGTGCGCTTGGACAAGGTATCTCGTTCACCATCACCTTTGCATGTTTGATTGACGACACCAAGTCCAACGCCAAGGGTGCGGCCGTCggtttgttcttgttcatcgtcttcttcggTATGTCCATCTTGTCTTTGCCATGGATCTACCCACCAGAAATCGCCTCCATGAGAGTCCGTTCCGTGACAAACGCTTTGTCCACATGTACCAACTGGTTGTGTAACTTCGCTGTCGTCATGTTCACTCCAATCTTCATCGAGGACGCCGGCTGGGGTTGTTACTTGTTCTTCGCATGTATCAACTTCGCCTACTTCCCAGTCatttacttcttctacCCAGAAACCGCAGGTAGATCcttggaagaaatcgatATCATCTTCGCAAAGGCTCACGTCGACAAGACCATGCCATGGAGAGTCGCCGCTAACTTGCCTAAGTTGTCCTTGGCCGAAATTGAAGACCACGGTAACGCTTTGGGTCTCTACGACGACGACTTGGAAAAGGAAGACGAATTGGAAAAGGACGACGAAGAACAAACTTCcgaaaacaacaacagcaccAGCCAAAAGGATTACCCATCGCATCCAGGCTTCTCtctattccaaagaaagaagtcTTCCCGTAACCCACAAGCTGAAGCTGAtgccgctgctgctgctgctccagtAGACTCCCAAACTTccccagaagaagaagaagacgtCTCGGGCACCGCTGAAAAGGACAATGGGTTGACTAACACCCAACAATCATCCAACAGCTCGGAATAA
- the ARG7 gene encoding glutamate N-acetyltransferase, translating to MKASISLLQRASKHIDKYALYVPKDGVFPKGFKVASHATGVKKNGNLDLGIIRNVNTSRKASAAALFTTNKFKAAPVLVSKKVLQVTGGEGVDAIVVNSGCANAVTGDVGLKDAQEIADLVNAKLGKENATLVMSTGVIGQRLSMDKIVPAVSQQFEGAGNSNFKDDFESWLNLAKSICTTDTFPKLITSRFALPNGTEYTLTGIAKGAGMICPNMATLLGFIVTDLPITPDALKKMLRSAADRSFNCISVDGDMSTNDTISMIANGAVDTAVIDEAHEYFPQVQQQVTEFAQQLAQLVVRDGEGATKFVTVNVKNALHFADAKIIAESISNSMLVKTALYGQDANWGRILCAIGYAKLDNLQSLDVKKINVSFVATDNSEPRELKLVVDGVPQLDIDESRASEILALPDLEVLVDLGTGSEECQFWTCDISHEYVTINGDYRS from the coding sequence atgaaagCTTCCATCTCGCTGCTGCAAAGGGCCTCGAAACATATCGACAAGTACGCATTGTACGTCCCCAAAGATGGAGTGTTTCCAAAGGGATTCAAAGTCGCATCGCATGCAACTGGCGTGAAGAAAAACGGGAACTTGGATCTCGGTATCATCAGAAACGTCAACACTTCTCGTAAGGCAAGTGCTGCCGCATTGTTCACCACTAATAAGTTCAAGGCTGCGCCAGTTCTTGTTTCGAAAAAAGTGCTACAAGTCACCGGAGGTGAAGGTGTGGATGCTATTGTGGTCAATTCGGGCTGTGCCAACGCTGTGACTGGGGATGTGGGGCTCAAGGATGCCCAGGAAATCGCAGACTTGGTCAATGCGAAGTTGGGCAAAGAAAATGCGACGCTTGTGATGTCTACCGGTGTCATTGGGCAGAGATTGTCTATGGATAAAATCGTGCCAGCAGTGTCTCAGCAATTCGAGGGAGCAGGTAACTCCAACTTCAAGGACGATTTCGAATCGTGGCTCAATTTGGCCAAGTCTATTTGCACCACAGACACTTTCCCCAAGTTGATTACCTCGAGATTTGCGCTTCCAAACGGTACTGAATACACTTTGACCGGTATCGCCAAGGGTGCAGGTATGATTTGTCCAAACATGGCCACTTTGTTGGGGTTCATCGTCACTGATTTGCCCATCACTCCAGACgcattgaaaaagatgTTGCGTTCTGCTGCTGACCGTTCGTTCAACTGTATTTCTGTGGACGGTGATATGAGTACCAACGATACCATCAGCATGATTGCCAATGGTGCCGTCGATACTGCAGTCATCGATGAGGCTCACGAGTACTTCCCACAAGTGCAACAACAAGTCACGGAATTCGCGCAACAGTTGGCCCAATTGGTTGTTCGTGACGGTGAAGGTGCTACGAAGTTCGTTACCGTGAACGTCAAGAACGCATTGCACTTCGCCGATGCAAAGATCATCGCAGAGTCTATCTCGAACTCGATGTTGGTCAAGACAGCTTTGTACGGACAAGACGCTAACTGGGGTAGAATTCTATGTGCTATTGGATATGCCAAGTTGGACAACCTACAATCGTTGGACGTTAAAAAGATCAACGTCTCCTTCGTGGCCACCGATAACTCGGAACCAAGAGAACTAAAGCTCGTTGTGGATGGTGTTCCACAATTGGACATCGATGAGTCGAGAGCCTCTGAGATCTTGGCCTTGCCAGATCTCGAAGTCCTCGTCGACCTGGGCACAGGTTCCGAGGAGTGTCAGTTCTGGACCTGCGATATATCGCACGAATACGTTACCATCAACGGTGACTACCGTTCATGA
- the RNA14 gene encoding cleavage polyadenylation factor subunit RNA14 codes for MSESTATPDPPSNGHNGNSSSSSSSTVVRPTSRVRDETDLAGKLEDQIEEQPTDIYLYIRLLKHHVSLKQWKQVNETFDKLLDRFPVMSNIWCMRLGLELDKKEELDAAVIEPVLARCLSQELGNNDLSLWLSYITYVRRKNDIITGGEDARNVVLQAFQVVIDKCASFEPKSTQFWNEYLYFLEHWKPVNKFEEQQKVQYIRKLYKTLLCLPVDCLEPMWERYTQWEQDTNQLTARRHIGELSAQYMNARSLYQDWSNITRGLKRNLPVTLNQATESNLPKPNEYDISQLQIWLDWIQWEMENKMELSEELHKARVKYVYMQAIQHVCFSPEIWFNFANYSGQQSGDSIAEVTRVLKLARQYIPNSVVLTLKLSEQFELSNNTAEIESTILSCIDRIHLDLVICMEDSPSNETAISHLKSKLTYVYCVYMNTMKRLQGLTSSRKIFSKCRKLKQLVTPDIYLENAYIEYYSNKDTKTACKVLELGLKYFANNGEYINKYLEFLIFVNEESQIKSLFENSIDKITNKTHLKLIFQKVISYETKFGNFNNVKSLEQRFFERFPEINQLEEFTKKYKVLDTNYLQRLELDYMVRDLVPESLAFDRNNNTALKRSIGEEQEGGAQKAAAKRFRANEDPIPPEIVELLKVLPKRQYFKVAIFEPHSFADFLSDKVTIPEN; via the coding sequence ATGTCAGAAAGCACAGCTACACCAGATCCACCAAGTAATGGCCACAATGGCAatagtagcagcagcagcagcagtacGGTAGTTCGTCCAACTAGCAGAGTACGAGATGAAACGGATTTGGCAGGAAAATTGGAGGACCAGATTGAAGAACAACCTACGGATATCTACCTTTACATTCGGTTGTTGAAGCATCATGTGTCATTGAAGCAGTGGAAACAGGTTAATGAGACTTTTGACAAGTTGCTGGATAGATTTCCGGTGATGTCTAATATCTGGTGCATGAGGCTCGGGTTGGAGCTTGATAAAAAGGAGGAACTGGATGCGGCTGTAATTGAACCGGTGTTGGCTCGGTGTTTGTCGCAAGAATTGGGTAACAACGATCTTTCGTTGTGGCTATCGTATATCACCTACGTGAGGCGGAAAAACGATATTATTACTGGTGGTGAAGATGCCAGAAACGTTGTGTTGCAGGCTTTCCAGGTTGTGATTGATAAGTGTGCCAGTTTTGAGCCAAAATCGACTCAGTTTTGGAACGAGTACTTGTACTTCCTTGAGCACTGGAAGCCCGTGAATAAGTTTGAAGAGCAACAGAAGGTGCAGTACATTAGAAAGTTGTACAAAACGCTATTGTGTTTGCCTGTGGACTGTTTAGAACCTATGTGGGAAAGATACACGCAATGGGAACAGGACACCAATCAGCTTACTGCTCGTAGACATATTGGCGAGTTATCAGCACAATATATGAATGCGAGATCGCTATACCAGGACTGGTCAAACATCACCAGGGGTCTAAAGAGAAACTTACCTGTGACGTTGAACCAGGCTACAGAGTCTAATCTTCCAAAACCAAACGAATACGATATATCACAATTGCAGATCTGGTTGGATTGGATACAGTGggaaatggaaaacaaaatggAACTCTCAGAGGAGCTGCACAAGGCAAGAGTCAAGTACGTGTACATGCAAGCCATTCAGCATGTGTGCTTCTCGCCTGAAATATGGTTCAATTTTGCTAACTATTCTGGGCAACAAAGTGGCGACTCTATTGCAGAGGTAACGAGAGTCTTGAAGCTAGCCAGACAGTATATACCCAACTCTGTGGTATTGACTCTTAAATTATCGGAACAATTCGAGTTGAGCAACAATACTGCTGAGATAGAATCGACAATTCTGTCATGCATCGACCGCATCCACCTTGACCTAGTAATATGCATGGAGGACTCGCCATCGAACGAGACCGCTATCTCTCATCTGAAGTCCAAGCTCACATACGTGTATTGTGTTTATATGAATACTATGAAGAGGTTACAAGGTCTTACCTCGTCACGTAAAATCTTCAGCAAGTGTCGTAAACTAAAACAACTTGTAACACCGGACATTTACCTTGAAAATGCTTACATTGAGTATTATAGCAACAAAGACACAAAGACGGCATGCAAAGTCTTGGAGTTGGGACTCAAATATTTTGCCAACAATGGTGAGTACATCAACAAATATCTAGAGTTCCTAATATTTGTTAACGAGGAGTCTCAAATAAAATCGTTGTTTGAGAACAGCATCGACAAGATCACGAACAAGACGCACCTAAAATtgatattccaaaaagttATATCTTACGAGACGAAGTTTGgcaacttcaacaacgtGAAGTCGTTGGAGCAAAGATTCTTTGAGAGGTTCCCCGAGATCAATCAACTTGAAGAGTTTACCAAGAAATACAAAGTGCTCGATACAAACTATTTGCAAAGATTGGAGCTTGACTATATGGTGCGTGATCTTGTACCGGAATCATTAGCGTTTGATCGTAACAACAATACTGCATTGAAGCGTTCCATTGGAGAGGAACAAGAGGGCGGAGCACAAAAGGCAGCTGCGAAGCGGTTCAGAGCAAACGAGGATCCAATCCCTCCAGAGATTGTGGAGCTTTTGAAAGTGTTGCCCAAGAGACAGTACTTCAAGGTTGCAATCTTTGAGCCCCATTCGTTTGCGGATTTCTTAAGCGATAAGGTAACAATCCCTGAAAACTAA
- the SAM37 gene encoding SAM complex subunit SAM37, whose product MESKVKVLHLWGTQGQPSLVSPESIALCWMVNDSMFDSPVEVVFSNNTDLSPTGELPLLIEEDGKKSTGVYTIVERLAGGSDRDAESSLLCDALLQFAADELKKCTMYQLFLNTVNYNEYTSKVYSYLLHWPFWYNTPLNGKACAQKLCQDMAISIPDDDDDLDSGAKGSQNSHQDKAIEMAQSQVFKVARDNKKQQKKRLQDLKNNSRVISNLTQILTHWTTARPAVDAKLIPADLLLAAHLKVQMDLPQGDIVNTHLLNNFPTLYSTVKEIQQRNSDLQIPNIRDPSFTESGNVVMSTFNLIKTYTP is encoded by the coding sequence ATGGAATCTAAAGTTAAGGTGCTACATCTATGGGGCACGCAAGGCCAGCCGTCGCTCGTTTCTCCGGAAAGTATAGCACTATGTTGGATGGTGAATGATTCAATGTTCGATTCGCCTGTTGAAGTTGTTTTCTCCAACAATACGGACCTCTCTCCAACCGGGGAATTGCCATTATTGATCGAGGAAGATGGGAAGAAGAGCACTGGGGTCTACACAATAGTGGAAAGGTTGGCTGGTGGCTCAGATAGAGATGCGGAATCCTCGTTGCTATGTGATGCATTATTGCAATTTGCAGCtgatgaattgaaaaagtgCACCATGTATcaattgttcttgaacacaGTGAATTATAACGAGTACACCAGTAAGGTGTACTCGTACCTATTGCACTGGCCATTCTGGTACAACACACCGTTGAATGGCAAGGCGTGTGCGCAGAAACTATGCCAGGACATGGCTATCTCAATTCCagacgatgatgacgacCTGGATTCAGGTGCCAAAGGGTCCCAGAATTCGCACCAGGACAAGGCTATCGAGATGGCACAGTCTCAGGTATTCAAAGTGGCCAGAgacaacaagaaacaacagaaaaagagacTTCAGGACCTCAAGAATAACTCTAGGGTCATTTCGAATCTCACACAGATACTTACCCACTGGACAACGGCAAGACCGGCCGTCGATGCAAAGTTGATCCCGGCAGATTTGTTGCTAGCAGCCCATTTGAAGGTCCAGATGGACCTCCCCCAGGGAGACATTGTCAATACGCATCTCCTCAACAACTTCCCTACGCTATATTCCACAGTTAAAGAAATACAGCAAAGGAACTCGGATCTCCAGATACCAAACATAAGGGATCCATCCTTCACAGAGAGTGGGAATGTCGTCATGTCTACATTTAACCTCATTAAAACGTACACACCGTag
- the SEN15 gene encoding Sen15p, translating to MSSILCDEVYKNLLYQQLWTEVEVKRYGEVDIVCGKPSHRLTNDDADDEDMLLEGKEYVYPLQMHQYKGSGLTIEVLGRLFSQLPEKLKRLTLGIVNDDGTIVYYFVYKGVRKPKKN from the coding sequence ATGAGTAGTATACTTTGCGACGAAGTGTATAAGAACCTATTGTATCAACAACTCTGGACTGAAGTTGAGGTAAAACGGTATGGAGAGGTCGATATTGTGTGTGGGAAGCCATCTCATCGACTTACGAATGACGAtgctgatgatgaggatatGTTGCTAGAAGGTAAGGAGTATGTGTATCCGCTACAGATGCATCAGTATAAGGGAAGTGGGTTAACAATAGAGGTTCTTGGGCGTTTGTTTTCGCAGCTTCCGGAGAAGTTAAAGCGGTTGACATTGGGAATAGTGAATGATGACGGAACGATAGTGTACTATTTCGTGTATAAGGGGGTCCGGaaacccaagaagaattga